The following are encoded together in the Magnetospirillum gryphiswaldense MSR-1 v2 genome:
- a CDS encoding Phage portal protein of lambda family (fragment) codes for MLSAFRRKVGALIGGFEAAQGSRRLKGFQPSRAHVNTLIAAAGSDITARARYLVRNNG; via the coding sequence ATGTTGTCGGCCTTCCGGCGAAAGGTAGGTGCCCTGATCGGCGGCTTCGAGGCCGCCCAGGGCAGCCGCCGGCTCAAGGGCTTCCAGCCCAGCCGCGCCCACGTCAACACCCTGATCGCCGCCGCCGGTTCCGACATCACCGCCCGTGCCCGCTATCTGGTCCGCAACAACGGCTAG
- a CDS encoding phage head-tail joining protein gives MALDEMKAERERVLARRNSLVARVTVGDRTVQYDLTQANHVLADLDRRIAQAEGKKPRRRILAVATKGL, from the coding sequence ATGGCTCTCGACGAGATGAAGGCTGAGCGCGAGCGGGTGCTGGCGCGGCGCAATTCCCTGGTCGCCCGCGTCACCGTCGGTGACCGCACGGTCCAATACGACCTGACCCAGGCCAATCACGTCCTGGCCGATCTCGACCGCCGCATTGCCCAAGCCGAGGGCAAGAAGCCGCGTCGGCGGATCCTCGCCGTTGCCACCAAGGGACTCTGA
- a CDS encoding AAA family ATPase, which yields MIAAANTMPVVGEGALLGWLDSAAPGELIAYHEGHLVCDRTFGVSQLPDPVREEVNRVALCARKHLQHAPGKTVIFVGVLEKVTDEFNAITWQPQMEGSKAGRELPGIVDQVISMHLFSADPEGNWLLDEKATERRLVRRLDRRRRPLVGGQMAGS from the coding sequence GTGATCGCCGCCGCCAACACCATGCCGGTGGTGGGGGAGGGCGCCTTGCTCGGCTGGCTCGACAGCGCCGCTCCCGGTGAGCTGATCGCCTATCACGAGGGCCATCTCGTCTGCGACCGCACCTTCGGCGTCTCGCAATTGCCCGATCCGGTGCGGGAAGAAGTCAATCGCGTCGCCCTTTGTGCGAGGAAGCATCTGCAGCACGCGCCGGGCAAGACGGTGATCTTCGTCGGCGTGCTGGAGAAGGTCACCGACGAGTTCAACGCCATTACCTGGCAGCCGCAGATGGAGGGCTCGAAGGCAGGGCGCGAACTGCCCGGCATCGTCGATCAGGTCATCTCCATGCATCTGTTCTCGGCCGATCCCGAGGGCAACTGGCTGCTGGACGAAAAGGCCACCGAACGCCGCCTGGTCCGCCGCCTGGATCGTCGGCGCCGACCGCTGGTCGGAGGCCAAATGGCGGGATCTTGA
- a CDS encoding helix-turn-helix transcriptional regulator: MILKHLNQIELSRRWSLSPRTLERWRWLGLGPRYLKIGGRVVYRQEDIDAYEAAQVRESTSGGVPVSGGVS; the protein is encoded by the coding sequence ATGATTCTCAAACACCTGAACCAGATCGAACTTTCCCGCCGCTGGAGCCTCAGCCCGCGCACGCTTGAGCGTTGGCGCTGGCTTGGCCTGGGACCCCGCTACCTGAAGATCGGCGGCCGGGTGGTCTACCGCCAGGAGGACATCGACGCCTACGAGGCGGCCCAGGTGCGCGAAAGCACTTCGGGCGGCGTTCCGGTGTCGGGAGGTGTGTCGTGA